The Gordonia sp. KTR9 genome contains a region encoding:
- a CDS encoding AMP-binding protein codes for MTPKKTETARRPPSIPSPFAPVQIPDTIIPELLFGNGFGDRSAAVALVDGATGRSITYADLEQSVRRLAGALHSRGIRARDVVAIFAPNSPEWVVAFHGILRANAIVTSTNPLYSAPEFTHQLVDSRATAIFTVAACLDRAVDAAEAAGLGREAVFVLDRADGHISLNELIAAETAPPELTSTPSDLAVLPYSSGTTGLPKGVMLTHRNVVANLVQTAAITPTHSESVILAVLPFFHIYGMTVIMNQALLRRATVVTMPRFDLDEFLRVVAEHRVTWVYIAPPIAVALAKREDLAAHDTSSVEGVVSGAASLDAALGRAVGERLGCAVLQGYGMTELSPTSHMMDPARPEDDLGGIGYALPNIDCRLVDPVSGADVGPGEPGELWVRGPNVMVGYLRNPEATAETLDEDGFLHTGDIATVEPSGLFRIVDRVKELIKYKGYQVPPAELEALLLSHPAVADAAVVGVRDGDGEEIPKAFVVRQPGHPLAGEELIAFVAARVAPHKKVRIVEFIDEIPKSASGKILRKDLRARETSRT; via the coding sequence ATGACCCCGAAGAAGACGGAGACCGCCCGGCGACCGCCATCGATCCCCAGTCCGTTTGCGCCGGTCCAGATTCCGGACACGATTATCCCGGAGCTGCTCTTCGGAAACGGATTCGGTGATCGATCCGCTGCTGTCGCGCTGGTTGACGGAGCCACTGGCAGGTCGATCACGTATGCCGACCTGGAACAGTCCGTACGCCGACTCGCCGGCGCATTGCACAGCCGCGGAATACGGGCCCGGGACGTGGTCGCCATCTTCGCGCCCAACTCCCCCGAATGGGTGGTCGCGTTCCATGGCATTCTCCGGGCGAACGCGATCGTCACCAGTACGAATCCGCTGTACTCGGCCCCGGAGTTCACGCATCAGCTCGTCGACTCCCGCGCCACAGCGATCTTCACGGTCGCCGCGTGTCTGGACAGGGCCGTCGACGCCGCCGAGGCAGCCGGCCTCGGTCGCGAAGCGGTCTTCGTGCTGGATCGCGCGGACGGTCACATCTCACTGAACGAGTTGATCGCCGCCGAGACCGCGCCACCGGAACTGACCAGCACACCGTCGGACCTGGCGGTTCTGCCCTACTCGTCCGGGACGACCGGGCTGCCCAAAGGTGTGATGCTGACGCACCGCAATGTCGTCGCCAATCTCGTTCAGACGGCGGCCATCACGCCGACACACAGCGAGTCGGTCATTCTCGCGGTCCTGCCGTTCTTTCACATCTACGGCATGACCGTGATCATGAACCAGGCATTGTTGCGGCGCGCCACCGTGGTCACGATGCCCCGATTCGACCTCGACGAGTTCCTCCGTGTCGTCGCCGAACACCGGGTCACGTGGGTGTACATCGCGCCGCCCATCGCGGTCGCCCTGGCCAAGCGAGAAGATCTCGCCGCGCATGACACCTCCAGCGTAGAAGGCGTGGTCTCTGGCGCTGCATCACTGGACGCGGCACTGGGTCGAGCGGTCGGTGAACGTCTCGGCTGCGCGGTCCTTCAGGGCTACGGAATGACCGAGCTGTCCCCGACCAGCCACATGATGGATCCGGCGCGACCCGAGGACGACCTCGGTGGCATCGGGTACGCGCTCCCGAACATCGATTGCAGGTTGGTCGACCCTGTGTCCGGTGCCGACGTCGGACCGGGTGAGCCGGGAGAGCTGTGGGTGCGCGGGCCCAACGTCATGGTCGGCTACCTGCGCAATCCCGAGGCCACCGCCGAAACCCTCGACGAAGACGGATTCCTGCACACCGGTGACATCGCCACCGTCGAGCCGAGCGGCCTGTTCCGGATCGTCGACAGAGTCAAAGAGCTGATCAAGTACAAGGGCTACCAGGTGCCCCCGGCCGAGCTCGAAGCTCTCCTGCTCTCCCATCCAGCTGTGGCCGACGCAGCGGTGGTCGGAGTTCGCGACGGTGACGGCGAGGAGATCCCGAAGGCATTCGTGGTCCGACAGCCCGGGCATCCGCTTGCCGGGGAGGAGTTGATCGCGTTCGTCGCCGCACGCGTCGCCCCGCACAAGAAGGTCCGGATCGTCGAGTTCATTGACGAGATCCCCAAATCCGCCAGCGGAAAGATCCTCCGAAAGGACCTGCGCGCGAGGGAGACGTCCCGGACGTGA
- a CDS encoding PucR family transcriptional regulator produces MRASSQAQLIADLLYSQFDTPILITAGMGTILAFSHQPPEASDALRRGGILLNNPSRVPEWLQEYLDPALGLVRTPENKQIDALPRTIISIPYRGHPIGYIFALDPDQRIPSDWHVVNQRTLISVGLEIELQKSRASQSQLAVRSALSPDPAIRSVGVDSLRFMRAFENAGRIRVLVSEFADDTAAHLTRIMWDGPPGGDGAWAAIDERLVIVVNEDERSSDKEIDRLSTILKQSSPPPVVFFGIGGEVDGLDSARQSYEEGLAALRVGKLLSERPTTSRWDDLGSWRSLATLGRDRGKRTLDPRVGRLVAEERAEMVDVLREYLNRNGEVDRIAADFHMHRSTVYSRLKKIESKYGLDLSDAEDRLTITIGLRLAQLYL; encoded by the coding sequence GTGCGGGCATCCAGTCAAGCCCAACTGATCGCAGACCTCTTGTATTCGCAATTCGATACGCCGATCTTGATCACCGCCGGAATGGGCACGATCCTCGCGTTCTCACATCAACCACCGGAGGCATCGGACGCCCTGCGGCGCGGCGGTATTCTGCTGAACAATCCGTCTCGAGTACCGGAGTGGTTGCAGGAGTATCTCGATCCTGCTCTAGGGCTCGTACGGACGCCCGAGAACAAACAGATCGACGCCCTTCCCCGTACGATCATCTCCATCCCCTACAGGGGCCACCCGATCGGATACATCTTCGCACTCGACCCGGATCAGAGGATCCCGTCCGACTGGCACGTGGTGAACCAACGAACTTTGATCTCTGTCGGTTTGGAGATCGAACTGCAGAAGAGCCGGGCCAGCCAGTCGCAGCTCGCGGTTCGCTCGGCCCTCAGCCCAGACCCGGCCATCCGGAGTGTCGGGGTCGACAGTCTTCGGTTCATGCGCGCTTTCGAGAATGCCGGTCGAATTCGCGTGCTCGTGTCGGAGTTCGCGGACGACACCGCCGCCCATCTCACCCGGATCATGTGGGACGGCCCACCGGGGGGAGACGGGGCCTGGGCCGCGATCGACGAGCGGCTTGTGATCGTCGTGAATGAAGACGAGCGATCATCGGATAAGGAGATCGATCGACTGTCGACGATTCTCAAGCAGAGCAGCCCGCCGCCCGTCGTGTTCTTCGGAATCGGTGGCGAGGTCGACGGACTCGACTCGGCCAGACAGTCATACGAGGAGGGTCTCGCGGCGCTTCGGGTTGGAAAGTTGCTGAGCGAGCGGCCGACAACATCTCGCTGGGACGATCTCGGCTCGTGGCGCAGTCTCGCGACTCTCGGCCGGGACCGTGGGAAGCGAACTCTCGATCCGAGGGTTGGGCGTCTGGTCGCCGAGGAGCGCGCCGAGATGGTGGACGTCCTGCGCGAATACCTCAACCGCAACGGCGAGGTCGACCGTATCGCAGCCGATTTCCACATGCACCGCTCGACCGTCTACAGCCGGCTCAAGAAGATCGAGTCCAAGTACGGGCTGGATCTGAGCGATGCCGAAGACAGACTGACGATCACGATCGGGCTGCGTCTGGCGCAGCTCTACTTGTGA
- a CDS encoding AI-2E family transporter: MTEAERAQRPRDARDLASIDRAKVHPQVRAAAEWAWRLLLLVAAGYVATQLFREFEEVLVPIALAILISAMLVPGVDALDRRGLPRSLAVIVNLVVAIGLLSAVMTFVVREFIDGVPELAEQVRVTVEKTREWLINGPLGLDRDQVRNFGTDTLDFIQHNQDRVTSGALATATTATEIITGALLTLFLLIFFLYGGGQIWRFSVNVIPQANRNRVWEAGIAGFGTLVGYVRATVAVAFVDACGIGIGLAILQVPLALPLASLVFLGAFIPIVGALVTGTLAVLVALVTQGWIAAVVALAIVVGVMQLESHVLQPFLLGRSVRLHPVAVVLGIAAGLVSAGIIGGLLAVPLIAFFNTAVRRLKGSVADGHDAADDGRRPGVVAEPDPPVWDTDDPDAAAETLSRQASGTDSRAGDVAPEGQGQEISDPARGDRDGRGTT, translated from the coding sequence GTGACCGAAGCCGAACGCGCCCAGCGGCCGCGCGATGCCCGCGACCTCGCGTCCATCGATCGGGCCAAGGTACACCCGCAGGTGCGGGCTGCGGCGGAATGGGCGTGGCGGCTGCTGCTCCTCGTCGCCGCCGGCTACGTCGCCACCCAGTTGTTCCGGGAGTTCGAGGAAGTCCTCGTGCCGATCGCCCTCGCCATTCTGATCTCGGCGATGCTGGTCCCCGGCGTCGACGCCCTCGACCGGCGCGGACTACCGCGGTCGCTGGCGGTCATCGTCAACCTCGTCGTCGCGATCGGACTGCTCTCGGCCGTCATGACCTTCGTCGTCCGCGAGTTCATCGACGGCGTCCCCGAACTCGCCGAACAGGTCCGGGTGACCGTCGAGAAGACCAGGGAGTGGCTCATCAACGGGCCCCTCGGGCTCGATCGTGACCAGGTACGCAACTTCGGCACCGACACCCTCGACTTCATCCAGCACAACCAGGACCGGGTCACCAGCGGCGCACTGGCCACGGCCACCACGGCCACCGAGATCATCACCGGCGCCCTGCTGACTCTCTTCCTGCTGATCTTCTTTCTCTACGGCGGGGGCCAGATCTGGCGGTTCTCGGTCAACGTGATCCCGCAAGCCAACCGGAATCGGGTGTGGGAGGCGGGTATCGCCGGTTTCGGCACGCTCGTCGGGTACGTCCGGGCGACCGTCGCGGTGGCCTTCGTCGACGCGTGTGGGATCGGCATCGGTCTCGCCATCCTGCAAGTGCCCCTGGCTCTTCCGCTGGCGTCGCTGGTCTTCCTGGGCGCGTTCATCCCGATCGTCGGCGCCCTGGTCACCGGCACGCTGGCGGTGCTCGTCGCCCTGGTGACCCAGGGCTGGATCGCGGCGGTCGTCGCGCTCGCGATCGTCGTCGGCGTCATGCAGCTCGAAAGCCATGTGCTGCAGCCGTTCCTGCTCGGCCGGTCGGTTCGTCTGCACCCGGTCGCGGTGGTCCTCGGGATCGCTGCCGGCCTGGTGTCGGCCGGCATCATCGGCGGTCTGCTCGCCGTGCCCCTGATCGCATTCTTCAACACCGCGGTTCGGCGCCTGAAAGGGAGCGTGGCCGACGGTCACGACGCCGCTGACGACGGCCGGCGCCCGGGGGTCGTCGCCGAGCCGGACCCGCCGGTCTGGGACACCGACGATCCTGACGCCGCGGCCGAGACGCTCTCGCGACAGGCTTCGGGCACGGACTCTCGCGCGGGGGACGTGGCACCGGAGGGACAGGGCCAGGAGATCTCGGACCCGGCCAGGGGCGATCGGGACGGGCGCGGCACGACATGA
- a CDS encoding DUF3054 domain-containing protein, translating into MLSSKTDRGSDAAETGTSPARGTATAPVAALFDAVAITVFVLIGRASHEEGYALTSVLHTLWPFLAGCAAGWSITYVYAHVRSSDFFGHDYRPDRVVPVGLVVWFCTVTVAMILRFILSQGVAVSFVIVAALVLAAFMLGWRAVFAMLGRRASA; encoded by the coding sequence ATGCTGAGCTCGAAGACGGACCGGGGCTCCGACGCGGCGGAGACGGGGACCTCGCCCGCGCGCGGGACCGCGACGGCTCCCGTCGCAGCCCTGTTCGACGCCGTGGCGATCACGGTCTTCGTGCTCATCGGCCGGGCCAGCCACGAAGAGGGATATGCGCTGACGTCGGTGCTGCACACGCTGTGGCCCTTCCTGGCCGGCTGCGCTGCCGGTTGGTCGATCACCTATGTCTACGCCCACGTGCGGTCGAGCGACTTCTTCGGCCACGACTATCGTCCGGACCGGGTCGTCCCGGTCGGCCTCGTCGTCTGGTTCTGCACGGTGACCGTCGCGATGATCCTGCGGTTCATCCTCAGCCAGGGAGTGGCGGTGAGTTTCGTGATCGTCGCGGCCCTCGTGCTCGCCGCCTTCATGCTGGGCTGGCGAGCCGTCTTCGCCATGCTCGGCCGTCGCGCCTCCGCCTGA
- a CDS encoding NTF2-like N-terminal transpeptidase domain-containing protein, with translation MKIWVKRATTAACAAVTCAVMVSSCGFAGSSDTGAAAAIDAFAAALSRQDAGGAAAFTTAPGQAGDSLTTTLKQMSAQRVDVDVENPVEYSDGTATFSVSTTWNWDKGREYESTSGGTARKLSSGWKVTWDPAILHAGLTAGGTLREIRTDAKPAPTVRSRTGRVFMYAQPVNEIVLDPTRTADLNASVRALAGVIAPIAPMITGQVIREKLDATPGKAVTAVGLRDSDMEVLAGDPRRVPGVTVNRSDQLVMADRRLSSPLEDGLTNYWQAIRDATAGWQVEMLGPGAAPRKLAGEQGPPGPDVPTTVDQGVQLTLGDAAVEVGQPATIMTLDAQTGAILGMAQNSYAVESGVDIDRPYQVGTTLNPVFDAIGRAAGPQHERGDELLDRFGLGVQFTVPGASVATPDRPGIATIDFRPGQSMMSMTNMAAFGVAMARSASGQTSSVPPFVIKNVPTKISGGDLGGLDPAVVRPVLQAMTATAATGDASDLTRAPGLRALVGTNGPEGPGWFVGLQGGQVIVVYTEGPKSGTAALQVAQKYFTIK, from the coding sequence ATGAAGATCTGGGTCAAGCGCGCGACGACAGCCGCTTGCGCCGCGGTCACGTGCGCGGTCATGGTGAGCTCCTGCGGGTTCGCCGGTTCGTCGGACACGGGTGCCGCAGCCGCCATCGACGCATTCGCCGCCGCACTGAGCCGCCAGGACGCCGGCGGGGCCGCGGCGTTCACCACCGCGCCGGGACAGGCCGGTGACAGTCTCACCACCACGCTGAAACAGATGTCCGCGCAACGTGTCGATGTCGACGTCGAGAACCCCGTCGAATACAGCGACGGGACGGCGACGTTCTCGGTCAGCACCACCTGGAACTGGGACAAGGGTCGCGAGTACGAGTCGACCAGCGGCGGCACCGCCCGCAAGCTGTCGTCGGGCTGGAAGGTGACCTGGGACCCCGCGATCCTGCACGCCGGCCTCACCGCCGGTGGCACTCTCCGCGAGATCCGCACCGACGCGAAGCCGGCACCGACCGTCCGCAGCCGCACCGGCCGGGTCTTCATGTACGCCCAGCCGGTCAACGAGATCGTGCTCGACCCCACCCGCACCGCCGACCTGAACGCCTCCGTGCGGGCCCTGGCCGGGGTGATCGCGCCCATCGCACCCATGATCACCGGGCAGGTGATCCGCGAGAAGCTCGACGCGACCCCGGGCAAGGCCGTCACCGCGGTCGGTCTGCGTGACTCCGACATGGAAGTCCTCGCGGGCGACCCGCGGCGGGTACCCGGTGTCACGGTCAACCGGTCCGACCAGCTCGTGATGGCCGACCGGCGGCTCTCCTCACCCCTCGAGGACGGACTCACCAACTACTGGCAGGCCATCCGCGACGCCACCGCCGGCTGGCAGGTCGAGATGCTCGGGCCGGGCGCGGCGCCCCGCAAACTGGCGGGCGAACAGGGTCCTCCCGGACCGGACGTGCCGACGACCGTCGACCAGGGTGTCCAGCTGACCTTGGGTGACGCGGCTGTCGAGGTGGGCCAACCCGCGACCATCATGACCCTGGATGCGCAGACCGGGGCGATTCTCGGGATGGCCCAGAATTCGTACGCGGTCGAGAGCGGCGTCGACATCGACCGGCCTTACCAGGTCGGCACGACGCTCAACCCCGTCTTCGACGCGATCGGACGAGCTGCCGGGCCGCAGCACGAGCGCGGTGACGAACTCCTCGACCGGTTCGGGCTCGGCGTCCAGTTCACGGTGCCGGGCGCGAGTGTCGCCACCCCGGATCGTCCCGGTATCGCGACCATCGATTTCCGTCCCGGTCAGAGCATGATGTCGATGACGAACATGGCTGCCTTCGGTGTCGCGATGGCCCGCAGCGCGTCCGGCCAGACGTCGTCGGTGCCGCCGTTCGTGATCAAGAACGTGCCCACGAAGATCTCGGGCGGAGACCTCGGCGGTCTCGACCCTGCTGTCGTCCGGCCGGTTCTGCAGGCGATGACCGCGACTGCGGCCACCGGCGACGCCAGCGACCTCACCCGGGCGCCGGGACTGCGGGCCCTCGTGGGCACCAACGGTCCCGAGGGACCGGGGTGGTTCGTGGGTCTGCAGGGCGGTCAGGTCATCGTGGTCTACACCGAGGGACCGAAGTCGGGAACCGCTGCCCTCCAGGTCGCGCAGAAGTACTTCACGATCAAGTAG
- a CDS encoding flippase-like domain-containing protein, translating into MSSEDVGSPGGAAAPAIRPRFWWVRWVLLTVVLIILAVEVVLIWPELKGAWLRIGEIEWHWVAACLVAAMLSMDSFAQVQRALLRSAGLRVTQWKSLSVILAANSLSQTMPGGQVLAPAFTYRETRKWGATPVIASWQVVMSGLLAGIGLAVLGFGGALLAGAKTSPFSVVFSVAGFLAVAVVLQYLASHPESLKSTGIRVLGWWNQLRNKPEDQGTERLFETLEQLRAVQLGKRDTSVAFGWSLFNWVADVGCLMFACWAVDAHPSISGLMVAYAAGKAVGSAIPLLPGGIGVVDAVLVPALTSAGMPAADAITAVLIYRLISYVIVSAIGWVVIGLMFRNRIKRDDTFIDEVERDAEVLERAADETSATADSGPADPAGGDVTSGDRSPPNGRPTGPSVDGPSPDGPPGDGFRSDSGRTSDTDPPSDPVR; encoded by the coding sequence ATGTCGTCGGAGGATGTTGGCTCGCCGGGGGGCGCGGCAGCCCCGGCGATCCGTCCTCGGTTCTGGTGGGTGCGCTGGGTCCTGCTCACCGTCGTCCTGATCATCCTCGCCGTCGAAGTCGTCCTCATCTGGCCCGAGCTCAAGGGTGCCTGGCTCCGTATCGGTGAGATCGAGTGGCACTGGGTCGCGGCCTGTCTTGTCGCCGCGATGCTGTCGATGGACAGCTTCGCCCAGGTCCAGCGTGCACTGTTGCGTTCAGCGGGCCTGCGAGTCACGCAGTGGAAATCCCTGTCGGTCATCCTGGCGGCCAACTCCCTGAGCCAGACGATGCCGGGTGGGCAGGTCCTCGCCCCGGCGTTCACCTACCGGGAGACCCGGAAGTGGGGCGCGACGCCGGTCATCGCGTCCTGGCAGGTGGTGATGTCGGGTCTGCTCGCCGGCATCGGTCTCGCCGTACTGGGATTCGGCGGCGCCCTGCTGGCCGGCGCGAAGACCAGTCCGTTCTCGGTGGTCTTCTCGGTCGCCGGGTTCCTCGCGGTCGCGGTGGTGCTGCAGTACCTGGCCAGTCACCCGGAATCGTTGAAGAGCACCGGGATTCGTGTCCTCGGCTGGTGGAACCAACTCCGCAACAAACCGGAGGACCAGGGCACCGAACGGCTCTTCGAGACGCTCGAACAACTCCGGGCGGTCCAGCTCGGCAAGCGCGACACCTCGGTCGCATTCGGCTGGAGCCTGTTCAACTGGGTCGCCGACGTGGGATGCCTGATGTTCGCCTGCTGGGCGGTCGACGCGCATCCGAGCATCTCCGGCCTGATGGTGGCCTACGCAGCGGGCAAGGCCGTCGGTTCGGCCATCCCCTTGCTGCCGGGCGGTATCGGCGTCGTCGACGCGGTGTTGGTGCCGGCGCTCACCAGCGCCGGGATGCCCGCGGCCGACGCGATCACCGCGGTCCTGATCTACCGCCTGATCAGTTACGTGATCGTCTCGGCCATCGGCTGGGTGGTCATCGGCCTCATGTTCCGCAACCGGATCAAGCGCGACGACACATTCATCGACGAGGTGGAGCGAGACGCCGAGGTCCTCGAACGCGCGGCCGACGAGACCTCGGCGACGGCCGACTCCGGGCCCGCCGACCCCGCGGGCGGCGATGTGACGTCCGGCGACCGGAGCCCACCGAACGGCCGGCCCACCGGTCCGTCGGTCGACGGACCGTCTCCGGACGGGCCGCCCGGAGACGGTTTCCGCTCGGACTCCGGCCGAACGTCCGACACCGATCCGCCCTCGGACCCGGTACGGTAG
- a CDS encoding MaoC family dehydratase — MPPNAVRLADLKQLNGSELGRSDWLTIEQERVDNFADATEDRQWIHVDPERASRESPFGGPIAHGYLTLSLLSAMIEQILVVDGARMGVNYGLNKVRFPSPVLVGSRVRGIAHVLDVDESEAFTQMIIGMTVECEGLTKPACVAEAIFRFYS, encoded by the coding sequence ATGCCGCCGAATGCCGTTCGTCTCGCCGATCTGAAACAGCTGAACGGGTCAGAACTGGGACGCAGCGACTGGTTGACCATCGAGCAGGAACGAGTCGACAACTTCGCCGACGCCACCGAAGACCGCCAGTGGATTCACGTCGATCCCGAACGCGCTTCCCGGGAGAGTCCGTTCGGCGGGCCGATCGCTCACGGGTACCTCACCCTCTCACTCCTCAGCGCGATGATTGAGCAGATCCTCGTCGTCGACGGGGCGCGGATGGGCGTGAACTACGGACTCAACAAGGTTCGATTTCCGTCTCCCGTACTTGTCGGAAGCCGCGTACGTGGCATCGCCCACGTCCTCGACGTCGACGAATCCGAGGCGTTCACGCAGATGATCATCGGCATGACCGTGGAGTGCGAGGGGCTGACGAAGCCGGCATGCGTGGCGGAAGCCATCTTCCGTTTCTACAGTTGA
- a CDS encoding response regulator, with product MGAGRSDEERAPLRIMVVDDHPIWREAVARDLADEGFDVVATADGVGSAGRRAAAVTPDVVLMDMQLPDGTGTEATAAVLEVSPRTRILVLSASGERDDVLEAVKAGASGYLVKSSSREELVEAVRATADGQAVFTPGLAGLVLGEYRRMSRQPDAAPAAPVLTERETEVLRLVAKGLSAKQIARRLDLSHRTVENHVQATLRKLQLGNRVELTRYVIEHGLEEE from the coding sequence ATGGGTGCAGGCCGGAGTGACGAGGAACGGGCGCCGCTGCGGATCATGGTCGTCGACGACCATCCGATCTGGCGTGAGGCGGTGGCCCGTGATCTCGCCGACGAGGGATTCGACGTGGTCGCCACCGCGGACGGCGTGGGCAGCGCGGGCCGGCGCGCGGCCGCCGTCACGCCGGACGTCGTCCTGATGGACATGCAGTTGCCCGACGGTACCGGCACCGAGGCGACGGCCGCGGTCCTCGAGGTCTCCCCGCGAACACGCATCCTCGTGCTGTCGGCGTCGGGCGAGCGCGACGACGTGTTGGAAGCGGTGAAGGCCGGGGCCAGTGGCTATCTCGTGAAGTCGTCGTCGCGCGAAGAGCTGGTCGAGGCGGTGCGGGCGACCGCCGACGGGCAGGCGGTCTTCACGCCGGGACTCGCCGGCCTGGTGCTGGGCGAGTACCGGCGCATGTCCCGGCAACCCGACGCCGCGCCTGCTGCACCCGTACTCACCGAACGTGAGACCGAGGTGTTGCGCCTGGTGGCAAAAGGGCTGAGCGCCAAGCAGATCGCGCGGCGCCTCGACCTGAGTCACCGGACCGTCGAGAACCATGTCCAGGCCACTCTCCGCAAGCTCCAGCTCGGCAACCGGGTGGAGTTGACCCGTTACGTCATCGAGCACGGCCTCGAGGAGGAGTGA
- the macS gene encoding MacS family sensor histidine kinase, translating into MTRQRPPVVGNPPDREPAPDRLARVVDNDPVGPLWRGAQIFRLLSYLYALGFQIAVNPDLDRGGVAWVLFGLLSAWTLVSGIGYFVGFARNLVWVGVEVVVVCALMLSTSFVADAEWAWNNQTWPTTLWATNAVISVAILTGPVGGIVAGLIVGGTSTFVKGELNLDFGRNATIIVIVATGMAVGLAAANARRVQEQLSRAARIAAAAEERERLSREVHDGVLQVLALIARRGREIGGPTDELASLAAEQERTLRRLISDTDEPVPASPDALSPDPQRSVDLAAVLRPFADDRVSVSAPADAVMVPAHTGSEIRAAVGNALDNVANHAGPGARAYILVEDLGQDVVVSVRDDGIGIPDGRLAEAVTQGRVGVSKSIVGRIESLGGTAQLDTEPGAGTEWEFTVPRDDS; encoded by the coding sequence ATGACGCGCCAGCGGCCGCCGGTCGTCGGCAACCCGCCGGATCGGGAGCCCGCCCCGGACCGTCTGGCCCGGGTCGTCGACAACGACCCGGTCGGTCCGCTGTGGCGAGGTGCGCAGATCTTCCGGCTGCTGTCATACCTCTACGCGCTCGGCTTCCAGATCGCCGTGAACCCCGACCTCGACCGTGGCGGCGTCGCCTGGGTGCTGTTCGGGCTGCTCTCGGCGTGGACCCTGGTGAGCGGGATCGGCTACTTCGTCGGGTTCGCACGCAACCTCGTCTGGGTCGGCGTCGAGGTGGTCGTCGTGTGCGCGCTGATGCTGTCGACGTCGTTTGTCGCCGACGCGGAGTGGGCGTGGAACAACCAGACCTGGCCCACCACGCTGTGGGCCACCAACGCGGTCATCTCGGTCGCGATCCTCACCGGGCCGGTCGGCGGGATCGTGGCGGGCCTCATCGTCGGCGGCACCAGTACTTTCGTCAAAGGCGAACTCAACCTCGACTTCGGCCGGAACGCGACGATCATCGTGATCGTGGCGACCGGCATGGCGGTCGGCCTCGCGGCCGCGAACGCGAGGCGCGTGCAGGAGCAACTGTCCCGCGCGGCGCGTATCGCCGCGGCCGCCGAGGAACGCGAGCGGCTCTCCCGGGAGGTCCACGACGGCGTGCTGCAGGTCCTGGCGCTGATCGCTCGACGCGGACGCGAGATCGGCGGCCCGACAGACGAACTCGCCAGCCTCGCCGCAGAGCAGGAGCGCACTCTGCGCCGACTGATCTCCGACACCGACGAACCGGTACCCGCTTCCCCCGATGCGCTCTCCCCCGATCCGCAACGCAGCGTCGACCTCGCCGCGGTCCTCCGCCCCTTCGCCGACGATCGGGTCTCGGTCAGTGCGCCCGCCGATGCGGTGATGGTCCCGGCGCACACCGGTTCCGAGATCCGCGCGGCGGTCGGCAACGCGCTCGACAACGTGGCGAACCACGCCGGTCCCGGTGCGCGCGCGTACATCCTGGTGGAGGATCTGGGGCAGGACGTGGTGGTGAGTGTGCGCGACGACGGGATCGGCATCCCCGACGGCAGGCTGGCCGAGGCGGTCACGCAGGGGCGCGTCGGGGTGTCGAAGTCGATCGTCGGGCGGATCGAATCCCTCGGCGGGACCGCGCAACTCGACACCGAACCGGGTGCGGGCACGGAGTGGGAGTTCACCGTCCCGCGGGACGACAGCTGA
- a CDS encoding SMP-30/gluconolactonase/LRE family protein has product MEFREIVSGLGFLEGPTVLPDGRLVVTDVENGILVLVDTETGTTDTLAETRGGPNGAALGPGGDLYVVNNGGIAFASHNGLKGGDPNGSPVSTAPSGVQRVSLDGHVTQLYTECDGRPLLRPNDIVFDAHGGFYFTDTGRADGRSADLGGLYYAKADGSAIVELVHNTRPHVPLTQPNGVGLSPDGTVVYVSETGHGRLAAWDVVAPGELSVAKPRVSHGPSGAMFDSLAVDVEGNICVATLELGGITVLSPEGAILEFVEVPVYDSHVTNICFGGADLDVAYITSGGRGAIWELTGFRTGLRLNH; this is encoded by the coding sequence ATGGAGTTCCGCGAAATCGTCTCTGGCTTGGGATTTTTGGAGGGGCCGACAGTACTGCCAGATGGCCGCCTCGTTGTCACCGACGTCGAGAACGGGATCCTGGTCCTGGTGGATACCGAGACCGGGACGACAGACACGTTGGCCGAGACCAGAGGCGGGCCGAACGGCGCCGCCCTGGGACCCGGCGGAGATCTGTACGTCGTCAACAACGGCGGCATCGCGTTCGCATCGCACAACGGGCTCAAGGGCGGAGACCCGAACGGCTCTCCGGTGAGCACGGCTCCGTCCGGGGTCCAGCGAGTGAGCCTCGACGGCCACGTCACGCAGCTGTACACCGAATGCGACGGTCGCCCGCTTCTCCGCCCCAACGACATCGTCTTCGACGCACACGGTGGCTTCTATTTCACCGACACCGGACGCGCAGACGGCCGGTCTGCGGACCTCGGCGGTCTCTATTACGCGAAGGCGGATGGTTCCGCGATAGTGGAGCTGGTTCACAACACGCGGCCACACGTTCCGCTGACCCAACCGAACGGCGTCGGACTATCGCCGGACGGAACGGTTGTCTACGTCTCGGAGACCGGACACGGCAGGCTTGCGGCCTGGGATGTGGTTGCGCCCGGCGAACTGTCCGTCGCCAAGCCTCGAGTATCCCATGGACCTTCCGGGGCGATGTTCGATTCGCTGGCCGTCGACGTCGAGGGCAACATCTGCGTGGCGACGCTCGAGCTGGGCGGGATCACTGTGCTCTCTCCCGAAGGCGCGATCCTCGAGTTCGTCGAGGTCCCGGTGTACGACTCGCACGTAACCAACATCTGTTTCGGTGGTGCAGATCTCGACGTCGCGTACATCACGTCCGGGGGCCGGGGCGCGATCTGGGAGCTCACGGGTTTTCGCACCGGACTCCGACTGAATCACTGA